In the genome of Impatiens glandulifera chromosome 6, dImpGla2.1, whole genome shotgun sequence, the window GGTGGTTAACATTCTCATCAAAGTTCTTTCTAAGTCGATTTGATAAAGTATGTCACAAGTTGGGCAATCTCAGCATTTATTACCCAACTTAAGGGGAGTGTAGAATTATCTCTCAAATATGGAAATCAGTAGCAAATTAATCAATTAGATTAATTGATTTACTAATTGACCGAGAATGAAATGTTATCAGTAtcaaatcaattagactaattgatttgctattTGATTGAAGATttattgtcaaatcaattatatgattttattgttttaattatttcattttctgtaaatgtaatttttactatttaagcaCTAAACGTCTTAGGTAAGAATCACAACCAATAAACTAGAAataaatttctctcttttctttaaaataaagtaaagagAAAAATTTTATTGCTAGTTTATTTGGTTGTATTCTTACATAGGAAGTTTAATGCTTAAATAGTGAAAAATACATTTACAGAAAAGGAAATGATTTAAAcgataaaatcatataattgatttgatagCAAATCTCCAAtaaattagtctaattaattgatttacTAATGACTTTCCATTCTCGGTCAGTTAGCAAATCaatagtctaattgattgattttctACCGACTTTCCATATTTGAGGATAATTTACACTCCCCTCAAGTTGGGTAATAGATGTTAAGATTGTCCAATTTTCCATATACTTCTTCAAATCGACTTGGGAAGAGCTTTGATGAGATTGTTAACCGATGAAATGTGGATGAAACTGAGTTGGCTTGAAATGCCGGAGTGTCGCTAGATGACAGTGAAAAGGCTTGAAACACCGGAGTTTCACTTGAATTTGATGACAGCGAGTTGGCTTGAAACGCTAGAGTTTTGCTGGCAGTGAAAAGGCTTGAACGCCAAAGTTTCACTGGAATTTGATGACATCGAGTTGGCTTGAAACGTCGGAGTTTCATTGGATGTTGATGACATTCTTTCAATTTGTCTGATTCTAATTCATGATTCACTTAGTTAGAGGAGTGGATCTTGACACTTGGTACTTGGCTCTTGGGTCTTGGCTCTTGGCTTAGCTTTTGAAATAAAAAGtgataatataaaatacaattttgaaATAACGTCCCACTTGTTTAACATAGTGGTTTAACATAgtgggtaataaaataaagaaaaataaaacttaagaaatataaaataatataatcattttagtTCTCCTCCAATGGTTATTTCCACCATTGGAGGAGGCATCGGAAGTTGTGAACAGGTTCCTTCAAGATGGAAAAACTTgttctgataccatgtagaaaaataaaaaaaagagaaaatttatttCTAGTTTATTGGTTGTGATTCTTACATAAGACGTGTAGtgcttaaatagtaaaaattacATTTGCAGAAAAGGAAAtgattaaaacaataaaatcatataattgatttgacaGAAAATCTTCAATCAaatagcaaatcaattagtctaattgatttgctactgaTAACATTTAATTCTCGGTCAATTAGTAAATCAATTAATCTAATcgattaatttgttaataactTCCATATTTGAGAGATAAttctacaatatatatatatatatatatatatatatatatttgatacttttatttgaatattagtaTACAATTGGTCAGTTGTTTTGACTAAGAGTGTAAGCGGTTCGGTTTGGTCGGTTTATTCCCCAAAATGCACGTTCAAATCGTTGTCGTCAATTTACCAAATTTGAAACTATTGATTTAGTCGGTTTGATCGATTTAAAGAACgattaaattttaacatatccTTAATACATTTTCAATATTGGATTCTCAATAACCTACTGTTAAGAATAATTAGGGTGATTAGTATGTgttaagtatttatattaagGCCCATATATATTAAGTCCAAcattaaggtttagggtttcttATATATAGTTGTCTCCAACTATTGGAGAGGCACAACTTCTGAAATCTTTTTATTCGTAACTCGGTATTAGAGTCATGaaattagggttagggtttcttttttgttttttccttCATCTCTAATTGTTATTGGGATTTTTCTTGAGGTGCCTTGCATTAATTTTCCATGTTTGAATGAGGTCAACCCAGTTCCAAATATAGTGATGGTGTTACTAGTCAGGGATATCATTTAAACTCGTCCATCGTTCTTATCCCCGTGAAATTGGATGGATCGAATTATCTTGCATGATCGCAAGCTTGTTTACTTTCGATTCAAGTCAATATAATGCATAAATTCATTAATGGAGAGTCTAAGAAACCTAAGGATAATGATCTGAAATTGGATGATTGAGAATCAGACAATGCCATGGTGAAACGTGGCTCTTTAATTCTATGGAACCAAATATTCAGAAGAGCTAATTATTTATCGTCATTGCTCAAGAAATTTGGAGCTTGATAACTAAGACATACTCCAATGCTAGAAATTGTTCAAAAGTTTATGTGATTCGAAAGAGAGTTCAGGAGACAATACAGGGTAACAAGACACTATCGGAGTACTATTTTAAGTTGATAGGGTTATGGACGGAGCTAGATCATTATCGTATCTTCAGAGTAGAATGTACGAAAGATGTAGAGGCCTATCAAAGGATTGTAGAAAAAACCGTCTGATTGACTTCCTAATTGGCCTAGATATCTACTATGATCTCATTAAGACAGAATTGATCGGGAAAGTTCCACTCCATGATGTTCTAACTGCCCATGCTCATATTCAGGGGGAGGAGACTCGACGATATACTATGGTTCTTTAATTAGACATTATGATCGTTCCGCTCTTGTTGTTACCCCTATTCCTACTACCGCCCCATCAATAGTACTTTCCTTTGTTGATAAGTGTCCATATGTGCGTGATCCCTGTTAGAAGATAAGACATACTCGTGATAGGTTCTTCCTCCTACATCCTCACCTTCGTGGCCTTGGTCGGGGGTTGCGGCCATGGATGGACCTAGAAATTTAGAGGtggggtgggcttaaaaaaaatttaaggtgagcttaaataaataacgagaaaattttggataaaatgagtgaataaaggtaagttttacaatttttttaataattagataaacaaaacagtgaattatattaaaaactttTACAAATTAGGGGTAATggcacatttttaccgtaaaaaaaatTCGGGGTGGACTAACATAGATTTGTCCCTGGTCGCGGCCGAAGTCGTGATCTGGAGGACATTGTCAGCATAGTGCTCACCTATTAGTGGAGACACAGACTTCTGGTATGGACTCCTTCACTTGCAGTAGAGGCTCCTTTGACGGCTTTTGAGACGAGTGCTCTTCGTAACTTTTTAGCCAACTCTTCTACTCCTTTCACATCCTTTCATTTTGCCCATTCTGGTATAGCTTTCGCCTTAACATCCACACTGTTTTCTTTTAACGCTTGGATTATTGATTTAGGAGCCTCTGACCATATGGCAAATTCTTCTAGATTGTTTAGCTCTTATTTgtcttaatataataatgttcgGGTTGTAGACGGATCCCTTGTACCTATTCTAGGAAAATGGTATATTTAGCTTTTTCCAAATTACCTTTGAACTCTGTCTTACATTTTCCATAATTCACTTCAAATTTGTTATCTATTAAATGTATTACAGAGTCTCTCAATTGTTCAGTAACATTTTTCCATTCTCACTATATTTTTCAAGACATAGCAACCAGTTAGACGATTGGTGGGGGTAAAGTCTATAATGACTTATATGTCTTGGAGAATGTGCCTACTTCTTCACGGATGGTTCAACAAGTATCAACTAGCTCCCCGTTAGAGTCTTTGCATTCATGGCATAGACGTTGTGGTCATCCCTCATTTAGtgtattaaaacatattttcttacTTTAACTAGACAATGTAGTAGGTTTGACTTTATGTGTGAACCATGTGAACTTGCGAAAAATTCGTTCAAGTTATCCTATTAGTAATAAGAGGAGCATGACTCCATTTTTTGTTATTCATTCTAATGTTTGGGCCCATCTCGGGTTACTGGTTGTTTCGGTTATAGATggtttgttacttttattgattttcatactCGCCTCACTTGAATTTACTTACTTCGTCACAAAAATGAAGTATTTGAATGCTTTAAATTATTTCATGCTATGATTCATATACAATTCCAAGTTGTCATACAGATCATACAAACTGACAATGGTATAGAGTATACTCAAAGAGATTTTGAGTCTTACTTATCCTCTCATGGCATTATGCATCTTACTACATGTGTCAAAACTTCTGAGAAAAATGGGACAGCAGAAAAAAGAATGGTCATCTTTTAGAGGTTGCTAGGTCTCTTATGTTTACTACGCATGTTCCTAGTTTTCTATGGGGAGATGCAGTTTTGACTGCATCATACTTAATTATCCGTCTTCCCTCTACTGTTCTCAAGTTCAAGACTCCATCATCATTTCTCCCACATACTTCAAAACATCCTCTCCCACTTCGTGTATTTGGATGTGTCTTCTTTGTTCATAACTTTGCTTCATTGCGTGGAAAGTTAGATCCTCGAGCTCTAAAATGTGTCTTTATTTGTTATTCTACAACTCATAAAGTGTACAAATGTTATCATCCTCCCACTAAACGGATCTTTGTTAGTTATGATGTCACTTTTTGAGAGTCGACTCATTACTACACCTCCAACTCATATTTATCCCTTTAAGGGGAGAGtttagaaaaagaagaaataaacatGAAGCTTTCTTCGATTCTCATCTTTGTCAAAGAGAACATAAAGAGTCAGACCCTCTTCCTTTTTCAAGATAGGAGGAGAGGGAATCACATTCTAGTGGAGAATCAGGTTTGACACTCGGTAGACTTAATGGACCGAATTTGTTGACATACTCACAAAAACAACATGAAGATGTTATATTGCCCTCTCAATTGTCTAATCCAAAAACTAGTTCCATAGTTGCTTAGAGTTTAATGACAAATATTGACACACGTTTTAGACATAATATCGTTAGATTATATTCTCTAATAgtgttatcacatttttactcaaagataatattgtggataattatagataaatttaattatatatcatagTTTGGGTCAAATTTAGCCttagattaatttaaaagactaaataaaataatttaatttttttaataaataatatatataaagataaataaaaataaaataaaataaaaggtgaACGAATAAATTCCTccccaaataataaatataaaatttaagaatattataCAAGTCCAAAGTTTAACTATCCATGATTgaaatttctaaattttatgttaaaccaaataaaaaaaaaaaaagtgtatatTTAACTGTTTTCCCTTTTAATTTAATAGTGTCACAAATATGAAAAGGTAAATAAAaatgcttttattttgtttttcctaaGAAGTAAGACATACTTGAAAAACAGAAGAAATTAACTtgaattttagaaagaaaaatccAGATTCTTTGCTATGCAATCCTTACTGCATCCGGCAGCTCTGTCGGGCGGCGCCTTGACGGCGACGATGTCATCGGCGGCGCCGAAATTGTTCACGCCCCACCTCAAGCAGACGTCGAAGCTATCCATGCGGGTATCTGGCACCGTCAATCTCTCATCATCTCACTCCTCATTTTGTTCTCTATCGACTTTGTTATCTTGTACTCCTCTCATCAAACGAAGAACATCTCTCGCATCCACGCCGATTTGTTCTTATCAGTCTCCTATAAATGATGATCTTGAAAAGGCCAAACTTGCTCAGGTATGCATTCTGTCTTATCCAGATCTGATCAAACCATTTGAATTAAACCTAGTTGCATTTTGGATGAGGATTTCCATTGATATAtgggtttttttttgtttgtttaattttgCTCATTTGAACTGAAATTTATAAGAATGTGATGTTCTTGCAACTAGCTTTAACATGCATTTAAATGCAATATGATGAATTGTCTTGAATATAATGATGAGTACAAATTGTGGGCTTTGAACTTATTGTTTTGTTGTTCTGAATTGTAAATGCAGGTTTCAAAGAGGTTACTAGCTACTTCAGCAAACTTCAAGAGATTTGGAAGTTTAGGATTCTGGGGACAGCTTACTTGCACAATTGTGTCTGCTgtaattctatcattttctgTTGTTGTAACAGGGCAGATCACATCACCTACTACCTTCTATCTTAATGCTGCTGGTATTGCTGCTGgatttatttctatattttgGTCGTTCGGTTACATCCGACTATCTGAAAAGCTTCGAAAAACTGCCAACCAACCTTCCAAGGTAcatcatttatcattaattgtTAGATTATctgttcttattttttaaacattgaGACTTTCATGAAGACTGCAGCAAATGTGAAAGTCACATCACTTTAGAAATGATACAACAGTTAGttgaatgaaaatgaaaaacgGAGACAAAGTTAAGGAAATTAAAAACAAGGTTAGAAAGTAACACGACTTACTCCTCAAGTCAAAGTTTACAAAATTCACAAGACAAAACTCACACTCCCTTCGTCCAAGTGTGTTGTTTCTACTAACGTGAAACTGGATAAAGTTCTCCTCTGATTGAAAGAGTGGAATGATGATATCATTGCATTTACGTGCCCCCCTTTGATTTGCTGATTTCCTTTTTTCTTCGATGAGTTTTGAGACCTGTTTGTTCTTTATACTGTTTTAAATTGCTTTAATTGGATTTAGAGGTTTCTTCCTATTGGGTATTTGATAGTAGGTAAAACTTATTTTGTTGCACGACCAACCCCCCATGTAGTTCAAGTGGTAGTAGTCTTAAACTTAAGAAGTTGAGGTATCAAGTTTGATTCCTATTGAAAGTACCTTGATTGAAGTAGGTCATGACAGTGAGATCATGTCCTAACTTCCTCCTAGGAAAACAATTCTGATAATAAAAAATGGGCACGACTCAAATACGATGATCTCTATTACATTAAACTTGTTGATTTtggtttaattttgaaaattattgttACCTTTCAGGCTCCTCCTCGTGCTGAGGTTGTGCAAAGTTTGAAAAATGGCATACTGTTGAACCTTCTTGGGATGGGTGCTGCTATATTAGGCATGATGGCCACAGTAGGGTCGTTGGTTGCAAAATCTCTCACTTCTTCAGCTAATCCTTTTGGCCAGGGTATCTCACCTGGATACAAACCCGTCCTTGCATTGGATGTTTTCTTGGTTCAGGTATCTATTTTCTTTAATCAGCATCATCTATTTTACCATTCACTTAATATAGGAATAGTTCAAAGTTTACCTCTTTACTAAGATTGGGTGATGAACACGTTTAGTACATTTATGAAGTTCACTATGGACCCATTATGATGTATTGGagaaaactgaaaataaaatgttgaataataaaaaacGAATTTTAAGTTTCAAATGAGTTAAGTatctctaaaataatttttagatacTTGATATGTAAGTTGagttaataaaatatggaaCTAATGGCTGAAAAGTACTTAAtaactattttacccttataatgACGTAAGTTGATTAAGTTTCAGAGTTAAAGTTGTCTTTCATATGTTTTTACTAGATTACCGAGTTAAGTCAATTCAAAGTTTATTGAATTGAGCCAGATTTAGttaaatcttaataattaagtattaattatcaaataaacatCATTTAGATTAAGTGATAAAAAATTTACCCCATCGGAATGGCTTGTTGGAAAGAGTCGATCTAAGAGACCAAAAAAGTCATGGGTTCGAATCCCACCGGAAGCTTTGAATGAAAGCAGGGTCATGGCGTTGtagtgtcatgctagttcttcttacaaaaaaaaatgacttaTGAAACACCGATAAGGGCTATGTTTGGTTCTGGCAATGGGACTGTGTTCCAACTCTTAATCCTTTGTTTGTTTGGTAACGTAAAATATGGAATTGAAATTATAGTTCCAATGGAATTAAATGTATGATTTCTccaatataataattgaattctAATTGTTCTAATTGTAGGCATCTAATTTATCTTCTTGTCTACAGATGAGATGACAAACAACCAATAAATTTCTTAGTTAACTTCTCTacatttaattttcaaacataatcCACACACATTCCTGGACccataatttttgtatttaggTATTTTCAAATGGGGCCATAATGTATTGTGTTTTAAGATATGCATATTCCATATAAGTCATCCAAATCATAATTGATAGCTTTGTGTGCTAACTTTTGTGCAGGCCTCTGCAAATACGATACTTTCTCATTTCCTGGGGCTGGTTTTCTCACTTGAGTTGTTACGTTCCGTAACATTATCTCCATCAGATAGTACGCCTATTCCAGGAGCTGTGTGAGAAACTGTGTCCAAATGAATTTCAATATAGTCTCTAGATTTACTTATGCTTGCTTCCCTCTTAATATAGAGGCTTCTCATTGTGGTAACTAACTAACTAGCTATGATTCTTAGCTGCACTGATTTTTGTATTGACAAAAGTTTTGGATTACAAAATCTCTAGCAATGGTTCATTATTGtttggatttttattattttttgctGCAAACATTAGCTACATATTATTAATGATTGAAAATCTGAAGTGTGGATGGTGTGCTAGTGAGATTCAATGAAAGAGGTTCATCAAAGTGTTGGCTGTCTAGCATTCCCTCATGCTTGGTGGCGCCAAGAGGCATGAAAATAACAAAAGGAGTTGGTTTGAAGTAATTGATTTTTTACTCTTTGATCATTGAATAATCTGAAGTGGTATGATGAAGGTGGGTCAGAATCGGTCCTAAGTTAATGCAACTTATGCATTAACATAGGGTCAGGTCTCACCTCTTAAAGTTTGAACCTTTCACATTTACCACTAAacttatataaacttataaaatggAGGCAAAGGTGGAGAAATTTGAAAACAAGGAGACGATAAGTTTGATGGATATTTGTTTGTTGTGATCGGTTTTTATtgtctaaaatgagaaaaatagtAAGagttaaatgttaatttaatttaacaatagatttttttaataatgttaaattaatataagaaaattatcttaaataatgttttgtctTCGTATTGTTTGGTTAAGTTCGAATTTTGCAGTTTAATAGGTTCATTTgcacattaaaataaaatatatactacaGTAGGATGATATgctattaaatatatttaaaaatataaatatttgaaaatttattcataaatatatttattaaatcattaaatttattagatcTAATTATGTTTAAGGTGATATGCTATTAAATACATGACAAGTATACACTACAGTACTTTTCTTTAATAGGTCAACTGGGTTATTCTTTGTTACATAcgatacaaaaaaaattgagacTAAATTGTTTTATATCAGTTTGTGAGAATTTTGAACCGTCCTTTCAATCATAGTTACAATCCCTAATAAAATGGAATATCCTAGTTACATAAAAGGGTCTTCCCAAAAATATGGAAGTAAGTTATCTTGAAAACACAATGCAAACCATAATGTACATTTCAACATAACCATGGATTTGCAAAACACATTTAAATAGTGATCAAAAGGGCTGACCTTCGTCATCACTTTTCAGCTTTGGAAGCCGCTCTAGAGTTCGACCTGCCATTGTCAATTGGGAAATGGGTTAAGTTCGTAAAACCAAACCAATTTGCTGAGAATTCAACTTGAGACTCATAGTTAACCCTTTAGGGTAGTTCAAGTTGCAATAGTTGTCTAAGAAACCAAAATCACGGATTTGTTGCCCTTAAGTCTAACTCTATTGCCAAAATAAACATACATGACAATTTTTAagaatcataaaaataaaaacaaaaacagttAAATAAAGACAAGAAATTGAATCTAGTGACAGCCATGATTGGGGTGGTCTTCAACCAAATGCATATTATCATGCTCTGCAGGAAAATTGTGTATTTCTTGATACAACATAGAAAGGACAGGAAATTGAACATTATCATATTAACTGgaaaaaaatgtatgaatgaaaCAACCTAATTAATCATGTGAAACCAATTTATAGAATATAATGTCCTCAATGAAAATACAGTCCCAACAAAGGAGAATATTGACTATTTTCTCATGTCAACAtcatataataaatagaaaCTCATAGGTgtaaaaccaaattaaattgGAGAAAGGAAGAGATAAGACTATAACATACAAGTAAATTGAAAATGACCAATATTCAATCATTATAAAGTCCCAAACGATACCAAGAGATGGGATATTTAGAGAACTGAACACAAGAACAATTCTATGTTAACTAAATATTTAGTACTTGTCCTACTACAATTGATAAATCTGAAATAACATACAAGtactaaataatttgaaataaatactTTTTCTTTGTTGCATTAAGAAATCACAAGggaaaataataaagaattagaACATTCAAAAAGACAAAAAGTGTATAGACACTAAGCAAAAAAACTAACCTAAAGACGATCAGCATCAACTTGCCGTAACCAATCCACGCCTCCCAGAAATCAACAATCAGGATCAGAATCACCTAGTAAACTAATATGTCTGCTGATTCTTCTTCTCTAAGAAACAGAGGATCTGCTAGCCATTTTGATGcccaattaatttgaaatactAGATTAAACATAATcttaagataataaatttaacaaaaatagaTATCATTTATCttcaatgataaaaaaaaaccttattAGTTCGTCTTTTAGTATTTTTGCATGACAGTCAGCTCAAAAATGAATAGTCACAGCCTTGAAGGTCTATAACCTGATAAGTACTTCCGAGTTGCAATCTGTTGCTCAATTTTGCTTGTATTTTATATGGAGAAATCCTATTGAGActcttcatttaattttagaaatgaTTGTAGCTCTTTTGACCCATTTCTCTTCAGATTCTCCACAATATAAGGATCAAGGGGTCTCTTAAGATGAACTTTTCTATCTGCCATTGACTTTGCAAATTTTTCTACTTGTACCAAATTACTTTCTTTGATTAAACCCGCCAAAAGAAGTGAGTAAATGTCTGTGTCAATGGAAGGGAGGAAGAAACCTAACTTCTCGATTTCATTCCATAAATAAAATCCATCTAAATACCTACTCTCGAAGCAAAGATTCTTTATCATCAAACTGGCAGCCAAACCATCAGGTATCACTTTAGCAACAATCATGTTTCTAAAAACCTTCTCCGCCTCTTCAATTCTTCTCATcctcaataatattataacaagAGAACTATAACATTCACCAAACGAAACATATCCCCCAGCAACAACTCTATCAATCATCTTAATGGCTTTCTCAAGACATCCTTCATCACATAATCCCTGAATCAGTGAAACAACTGTAACCCTATTCGGAAAACATCCCTTAGCCTCCATCCGATCCAAAATGGCCAACGCTTCTGTAGATTTACCCTTCTCACATAATCTCTGAATCACGGAAGTGTAGGTAACGACATTTGGGCTACAATCACCTCCCTCTTTCTCCATACTTTCCAACAATTTCAAGCCACTTTCCATACTCCCATTAAGACAAAATCCATCGAGAAGAGCAGAATAAACAACAGTATTAGGTTTACAACCATGTTCACTCATCGCTTCAAACAACTTACAAGCCTTCTCCAGCTCTCGAATATCGCAGAACCCTTTGATCATCGCAACATACATTGACATGTCGGGATGAAGACCCAAcaacatcatttcattcattaAATCAGATGCCATATCCATTCCACCTTTACTACAGTATAGTCTTATGACAACATTGTACATTGTCATGTCAGGCTGACAATTGAACTCTTCCTTCATCTGTTTCAATATCCTCAAACCGGTCTCTGCAAGATCTGCCTCTCTACATAAGTTCAGAATCaccttgaaaattttgatacttaatgtATAACCATCAAGCTTATATGCGTCTATCACATGAGTGATTAATACTGGATCTGTCTTAACATCCAACAATTTGCAGGCTTGACGGTAAACATAAGAACTGTGTTTGTAACCTGGACGATGACCAGACCAAATGAAGAACCTGAGTCCAGAAATATGTTGCTGAGCAAGAACAGATCTTCGTAGGACCTCAATGACGGTAGATGCATCAAGCTCGGTCTTAACAGAATTTAGAGATGCCTCCAAATTTGAGTCATTCTTCTGCAAGTGGGTCCAGTAGTTGTCTGCAAATGAACTGGTAGTGAATGCAAGGGAAGTTGTAATTGAAAAGTAAGGCTTTCGGCGAGAAATTGAGTCTGCGAGAAGCCTAGAGAGGGAAGAAACAGACATGCTTCGGTTTTGTGAATCTATTGCCGGATTCCTGGAAAACTCACTTTCTTCCAATAATTTCTAGACCACTACATCAAAGCTGAAAATTATTGACTGCATATACTGTTACAAAGCAAG includes:
- the LOC124942708 gene encoding pentatricopeptide repeat-containing protein At5g47360 — encoded protein: MSVSSLSRLLADSISRRKPYFSITTSLAFTTSSFADNYWTHLQKNDSNLEASLNSVKTELDASTVIEVLRRSVLAQQHISGLRFFIWSGHRPGYKHSSYVYRQACKLLDVKTDPVLITHVIDAYKLDGYTLSIKIFKVILNLCREADLAETGLRILKQMKEEFNCQPDMTMYNVVIRLYCSKGGMDMASDLMNEMMLLGLHPDMSMYVAMIKGFCDIRELEKACKLFEAMSEHGCKPNTVVYSALLDGFCLNGSMESGLKLLESMEKEGGDCSPNVVTYTSVIQRLCEKGKSTEALAILDRMEAKGCFPNRVTVVSLIQGLCDEGCLEKAIKMIDRVVAGGYVSFGECYSSLVIILLRMRRIEEAEKVFRNMIVAKVIPDGLAASLMIKNLCFESRYLDGFYLWNEIEKLGFFLPSIDTDIYSLLLAGLIKESNLVQVEKFAKSMADRKVHLKRPLDPYIVENLKRNGSKELQSFLKLNEESQ
- the LOC124941607 gene encoding protein TIC 21, chloroplastic-like; this encodes MQSLLHPAALSGGALTATMSSAAPKLFTPHLKQTSKLSMRVSGTVNLSSSHSSFCSLSTLLSCTPLIKRRTSLASTPICSYQSPINDDLEKAKLAQVSKRLLATSANFKRFGSLGFWGQLTCTIVSAVILSFSVVVTGQITSPTTFYLNAAGIAAGFISIFWSFGYIRLSEKLRKTANQPSKAPPRAEVVQSLKNGILLNLLGMGAAILGMMATVGSLVAKSLTSSANPFGQGISPGYKPVLALDVFLVQASANTILSHFLGLVFSLELLRSVTLSPSDSTPIPGAV